The following proteins are co-located in the Roseovarius arcticus genome:
- a CDS encoding amidohydrolase: MLTNFDLIELTEFRRDLHKRPEVSGEERETARAIMAALEALSPNLIVSDLGGHGVAAVFEGKRDGPTVLFRAELDALPIQELADLPWISQYVGSGHLCGHDGHMTMLLALGRLIARSPIASGRVVLMFQPAEEDGSGARAVVSDPAFSEIAPDWAFAIHNEPGRPFGQVGIRAGLINCASQGLEIRLTGKTAHAANPETGTSPARAVGYLISALSELGTGGPLDDEFKLVTITHIRVGEPSFGISPGEAVIYATLRTANDAAMAALATGSRKLAAMAAKEVGLEVAFLVRDDFAASVNDPDAARLAVSAMDALGIAMGDDGLPMRASEDFGVFGRNAKAAMLLLGSGERHAALHNPDYDFPDDLIPVGAAIFDRIARDILGTA, from the coding sequence ATGCTCACGAACTTCGATTTGATCGAGCTGACCGAATTCCGGCGTGACCTTCACAAGCGCCCCGAAGTTTCCGGTGAGGAACGCGAAACAGCTCGCGCCATCATGGCCGCGCTAGAGGCTTTATCCCCCAATCTTATTGTGAGCGATTTGGGAGGGCATGGCGTCGCCGCGGTGTTTGAGGGCAAGCGCGATGGACCGACTGTTCTGTTTCGCGCTGAACTTGATGCGCTTCCAATTCAGGAGCTGGCTGATCTTCCCTGGATTTCACAATATGTTGGATCGGGGCACCTCTGTGGACACGATGGCCATATGACGATGCTTCTGGCGCTTGGGCGATTGATCGCGCGCAGCCCCATTGCGTCCGGCCGTGTGGTCTTGATGTTTCAGCCTGCCGAAGAAGATGGCAGCGGCGCGCGCGCAGTCGTCTCTGATCCGGCGTTCAGCGAAATCGCACCGGACTGGGCGTTCGCGATCCACAACGAACCTGGACGTCCCTTTGGGCAGGTCGGAATACGTGCCGGGCTTATCAACTGTGCATCTCAGGGCCTTGAGATCAGGCTGACGGGCAAGACAGCGCACGCCGCCAATCCCGAAACGGGGACCTCCCCTGCACGAGCTGTCGGCTATTTAATCTCGGCCTTAAGCGAGTTGGGAACAGGTGGACCGCTTGACGATGAGTTCAAGCTGGTGACCATCACGCATATTCGCGTTGGCGAGCCGTCTTTTGGCATTTCCCCAGGGGAAGCGGTCATTTATGCGACCTTGCGCACCGCAAATGATGCTGCGATGGCGGCGCTTGCGACAGGTTCTCGAAAATTGGCCGCTATGGCCGCAAAAGAGGTGGGGCTCGAAGTGGCCTTCCTTGTGCGAGACGATTTCGCGGCATCTGTAAATGATCCAGATGCCGCACGCTTGGCCGTGTCCGCTATGGACGCCCTCGGCATTGCAATGGGCGACGATGGTTTGCCGATGCGCGCATCGGAAGACTTTGGCGTGTTTGGCCGGAATGCCAAGGCCGCAATGCTGCTCCTTGGATCGGGGGAGCGCCACGCCGCCTTGCACAATCCTGATTACGACTTTCCCGATGATCTGATCCCAGTCGGCGCGGCGATATTTGATCGCATCGCGCGCGATATCTTGGGAACCGCCTGA
- a CDS encoding SAM-dependent methyltransferase has product MTGVGLEHLHGLYAGGDDPWAFRTSGYERQKFAQTRKALSRTHYQSAFELGCGNGQLAYHLADICARYAGMDAVEKALEAARHAVPTASFTQGYYPCPLPDDDFDLLIFSEILYFLDKDSLGTLAVTVADKWPDAELICVSYFGQSGNDLQGSDAFAIFAHALSGTHEFDLVWQTEGYRIDCGLPRAG; this is encoded by the coding sequence ATGACGGGCGTCGGGCTGGAGCACCTTCACGGCTTATATGCTGGTGGTGACGATCCGTGGGCCTTTAGAACCAGCGGGTATGAGCGGCAGAAGTTCGCGCAGACCCGCAAGGCATTGTCGCGCACGCATTATCAATCCGCGTTTGAGCTGGGCTGCGGCAATGGTCAACTGGCCTACCATCTCGCCGATATCTGCGCGCGATACGCTGGCATGGACGCTGTGGAAAAGGCGTTAGAGGCCGCACGGCATGCCGTTCCGACAGCGAGTTTTACTCAGGGCTACTATCCCTGTCCCCTCCCTGACGATGATTTCGATCTTCTGATTTTCTCCGAAATCCTCTACTTTCTGGATAAAGACAGCCTCGGTACACTTGCCGTTACCGTCGCTGACAAATGGCCTGATGCCGAGTTGATCTGCGTGTCCTACTTCGGCCAATCGGGCAACGATTTGCAGGGCAGCGACGCCTTTGCAATTTTCGCACATGCCCTAAGCGGCACTCATGAATTTGATCTGGTCTGGCAGACCGAAGGATATCGCATTGATTGTGGCCTGCCGAGGGCCGGCTGA
- a CDS encoding S8 family peptidase — MSRALFIAAILLGGSIDIGLHAQSALSQENLRLLPDVTQQAIQALPAKEVFQSDFLKDPLKGQNIDDQKTLQFSVTADQLPTDAPTKLQFNADGMTEVPIAAPNSVIIQFEPGTTEAEVSAFLAERQLEIIRKFPSIRSVQAEGDLSRYFMPELSDDNANDALLRGMVDIVEDFKSDPRIKNATPDLFLRDQDNPETEIVITNLLTPSDVVLSDAANPIERADWGIADIEADQLWSLDNARDGVLFGVMDVGFSRHEDLVFMGLSPRTDVDDHGNHVAAIGCGRHDNAVGVKGVLPNCFVRARSGDIFFNADEGGQVLEFFVLFSQVLATLENFVSQQDEVLTFNISLGYNWRGNFGINPDLPDAAQWRTLVASQGAILVPLLELADRNGRVIFSAAGNDSTGLETPISARFASPFNWAALEAREQGIANSGVIVEAHDSNGNRAPFSNTGGHISCPGVDIFSAVAFDITGQFSRNAYGSMSGTSMASPYCASGHLLFRLVRSGYTGNEALECMLQSTDMSSSGTPMLRLQQAITNCPPKP; from the coding sequence ATGTCCAGAGCACTTTTTATTGCAGCGATCTTGCTGGGTGGTTCTATTGATATCGGCCTGCACGCTCAGAGTGCCCTGAGCCAAGAAAACCTGCGTCTCCTTCCTGATGTCACTCAGCAAGCAATTCAAGCTTTGCCCGCAAAGGAAGTGTTTCAGTCGGACTTTTTGAAGGATCCCCTAAAAGGTCAGAATATAGATGATCAAAAAACTCTACAGTTTAGCGTAACCGCGGATCAACTTCCTACCGATGCGCCGACGAAACTTCAATTTAATGCAGACGGCATGACAGAGGTTCCGATAGCAGCGCCCAATAGTGTGATTATTCAATTTGAACCTGGCACAACAGAAGCTGAAGTAAGTGCATTTCTTGCCGAACGACAGCTTGAGATCATCCGCAAGTTTCCGTCAATACGCTCCGTTCAGGCCGAAGGTGATCTTAGTAGGTACTTCATGCCTGAGTTGTCTGACGACAATGCGAATGACGCTTTGCTGCGAGGGATGGTTGATATTGTAGAGGATTTTAAATCTGATCCCCGTATTAAAAACGCTACACCAGACTTGTTTTTGCGCGATCAAGACAATCCCGAAACAGAAATTGTTATTACTAATCTTCTGACGCCAAGCGACGTCGTTTTGTCAGATGCAGCCAACCCAATTGAAAGGGCCGATTGGGGCATCGCAGACATAGAAGCCGACCAGCTCTGGTCGCTGGACAATGCTCGTGACGGCGTTCTCTTTGGAGTTATGGATGTAGGCTTTTCACGGCACGAGGACCTGGTTTTTATGGGCCTGTCACCCAGGACAGATGTCGATGATCATGGCAACCACGTGGCCGCAATTGGTTGCGGTCGGCATGACAATGCGGTCGGTGTTAAGGGAGTCCTGCCAAATTGCTTTGTTCGCGCCCGTTCAGGTGACATATTTTTCAATGCCGACGAGGGCGGTCAAGTACTGGAGTTTTTCGTCCTCTTTAGTCAGGTGCTAGCGACACTTGAAAACTTTGTTTCCCAACAAGACGAAGTTCTAACTTTCAATATTAGTCTGGGTTACAACTGGCGAGGCAACTTTGGTATCAACCCGGATTTACCAGACGCCGCTCAGTGGCGGACTTTGGTTGCCTCACAGGGCGCAATCCTTGTCCCGCTGCTTGAGCTGGCAGATAGGAATGGCCGGGTGATTTTTTCGGCGGCAGGCAACGATAGTACTGGCCTTGAAACACCGATAAGCGCTAGATTTGCCAGCCCATTTAATTGGGCCGCACTGGAGGCCCGAGAACAAGGTATTGCGAATAGCGGTGTCATTGTTGAGGCGCATGATTCCAATGGAAACCGCGCGCCCTTTTCAAATACAGGCGGGCATATTTCGTGTCCGGGCGTCGACATTTTTAGCGCGGTAGCATTCGATATAACCGGTCAATTTTCGCGGAACGCCTATGGCAGCATGAGCGGAACCTCAATGGCGTCGCCATACTGCGCTTCTGGACATCTTTTGTTCAGATTGGTGAGGTCCGGCTATACTGGTAACGAAGCTTTGGAATGCATGCTTCAATCAACCGATATGTCTAGCTCCGGCACGCCGATGCTGAGACTGCAGCAGGCCATTACAAACTGCCCGCCGAAGCCATAA
- a CDS encoding PIG-L deacetylase family protein: MLDRRPYLFDFLSTQDKLVVVAPHPDDESLGCGTLLGRAFAGRGGAHVVCMTDGSASHPNSQEWPPSRLSRCRRDELVDAVIRLGGTAADVTCMGLPDARLYQLDPTKIAADLSVIIADCGARHIFVPAVEDHHEDHKVAAEVANILRRMRPDWFYYSYPVWCRWDDPDFDRTVSAHDPARLSAPELRAAKSEAIAAHRSQLGQVVRDDPSGFTLPAALVAKFIDSDEIFWRMP, translated from the coding sequence ATGCTGGATCGCCGCCCCTACTTATTCGATTTTCTGTCCACGCAGGACAAGTTGGTCGTCGTCGCGCCGCACCCAGACGACGAGTCGCTTGGTTGCGGTACTCTTTTGGGGCGCGCATTCGCGGGCAGGGGCGGCGCACATGTCGTTTGCATGACAGACGGTAGCGCCTCGCACCCTAACTCACAGGAATGGCCGCCGAGCAGGCTATCGCGGTGCAGACGGGACGAACTGGTTGACGCTGTGATCAGGCTGGGGGGCACCGCCGCCGACGTGACCTGCATGGGCCTGCCCGATGCCCGTCTATATCAGCTTGATCCTACCAAGATCGCGGCAGACCTGTCGGTGATCATTGCCGACTGCGGAGCGCGGCATATTTTCGTGCCCGCCGTTGAAGACCACCATGAGGATCATAAGGTCGCCGCCGAAGTCGCCAACATTTTGCGACGGATGCGGCCTGATTGGTTTTACTACAGCTATCCCGTTTGGTGCCGCTGGGACGATCCCGATTTTGATCGGACGGTGTCGGCGCACGATCCGGCCCGATTGAGCGCTCCGGAACTACGTGCAGCAAAGAGCGAAGCCATCGCAGCGCACCGAAGCCAGCTGGGACAGGTTGTCCGCGACGATCCTAGCGGGTTCACGCTACCTGCTGCGCTTGTTGCCAAATTCATCGATAGCGATGAAATTTTCTGGAGGATGCCATGA
- a CDS encoding acyl-CoA dehydrogenase, with amino-acid sequence MPVSNVTPKMPFHEVGQGEISADLLAKLSDGAAAEEDGTRPIANSIDLLRSADLLLQGSGEPPNRTANLLMKVGAANLCVGRLWEGHMNASTLINLYGAPHLKRRVRTLIDQGAFLGVWGADGKTPVTWTAPSDCLSGAKMFASGLGTVTHAVITVNSGPKVRLALVDVSDTARADASVWDMHGMKATASGRFDFTDFPMSQAEWLGEPGDYLREPHFVGGVWRIAGLQVGAAIGLIDCAAAELRAMGRMHAGPQQARLMPILMRAWAGASLVERAAMATTDAGLATEQIVATSIAARLLTEDVALDAIRAVEQSIGLRHFDAQSQTGRMARDLAVYLRQAARDAFLQRAAEHALGQDGGTWGIFE; translated from the coding sequence ATGCCGGTCTCAAATGTCACGCCCAAGATGCCATTTCATGAGGTAGGCCAAGGCGAGATCTCTGCTGATTTGCTGGCCAAATTATCCGACGGAGCGGCGGCTGAAGAAGATGGCACGCGTCCCATTGCTAATTCCATTGATTTACTGAGGTCAGCAGACCTCCTGCTCCAGGGCAGCGGTGAGCCGCCGAACCGAACCGCCAATTTGCTGATGAAGGTTGGCGCGGCCAATCTTTGCGTCGGCCGACTGTGGGAGGGACACATGAATGCGTCCACCCTGATCAACCTCTACGGAGCGCCACACCTAAAACGCCGCGTGCGTACGTTGATCGATCAAGGCGCGTTTCTGGGGGTGTGGGGCGCAGATGGCAAAACTCCGGTAACGTGGACGGCTCCAAGCGATTGTCTGAGCGGTGCCAAGATGTTCGCCTCCGGCCTTGGAACCGTGACCCACGCTGTCATCACAGTTAATTCAGGCCCAAAGGTTCGTCTGGCTTTGGTCGACGTCTCGGACACAGCACGTGCAGATGCTAGCGTGTGGGATATGCACGGAATGAAGGCGACGGCGTCAGGCAGGTTTGATTTCACGGACTTTCCGATGAGCCAGGCCGAGTGGCTGGGAGAGCCCGGCGACTACTTGAGAGAGCCGCATTTCGTTGGTGGTGTCTGGCGCATCGCCGGGCTGCAGGTTGGTGCTGCGATCGGCCTTATCGACTGCGCCGCTGCGGAGTTGCGCGCCATGGGCCGTATGCACGCAGGACCGCAGCAGGCGCGCCTGATGCCCATACTGATGCGGGCTTGGGCGGGTGCATCATTGGTGGAGCGCGCTGCGATGGCGACCACAGACGCTGGGCTTGCGACGGAACAGATTGTCGCCACCTCGATTGCCGCGAGGCTGCTAACCGAAGACGTCGCGCTGGATGCGATCCGCGCAGTCGAACAAAGCATCGGGCTTCGGCACTTTGATGCGCAATCACAGACCGGAAGGATGGCCCGCGACTTGGCCGTCTATCTGCGGCAGGCGGCGAGAGATGCTTTTTTGCAGCGCGCAGCGGAGCATGCTCTGGGCCAAGACGGCGGCACCTGGGGGATTTTTGAGTGA
- a CDS encoding di-heme-cytochrome C peroxidase: MQCVSKNFIAFFCPIFATLIVAFSSMSISAQTVFVEQGSEWNSYNRSAFYTQDQGSRIMPLAWMRALVSPDGTGFLEDSLTRYGYLPNPNGASLDIPVGFTVAQHDGKPSIGMTCAACHTRQIEVNNTPFRIDGGPGIVDFQSFLADLDAAMALVLSENASFEIFAEKVIGAGVNDEEKAQLKLELELWHLRFSTLTNRALPDPAWGPGRLDAVSMIFNRLAGLDIGLPPTYLIPDNIYPADAPTRYPFLWNAARQDKTQWPGFADNGNNTLGLARNLGEVYGVFGVLHPTKTTGLTILNRDYLGSNSANFEGLSHLEELIWKIGPPEWPWEINHTLAAAGEEIFNRESVDGGCIKCHGQRPGANRWTIRGTWETPIQDVGTDNRECKILERTVNTGIMEGAKIPFLTDPLKPVDTAFNLLSTAVIGTIFQRITSFGSADNAALSTSGLPPELSQLKGAFREIKPPPAGLTTSANRSGCAYEARVLQGIWAAAPYLHNGSVPTLEALLLPASDRPVAFKIGPSYDIESVGLSTEQSQFDYVLETTDCTDVGSGNSRCGHEYGSSLSDGDREALLEYLKSL, encoded by the coding sequence ATGCAATGCGTTTCAAAAAATTTCATCGCGTTTTTTTGCCCCATCTTTGCTACTCTGATAGTCGCGTTCAGCAGCATGTCGATCAGCGCTCAAACCGTTTTTGTTGAGCAAGGTTCTGAATGGAATTCCTATAATAGGAGCGCTTTTTATACTCAAGATCAGGGGTCGCGGATTATGCCTCTGGCTTGGATGCGTGCTTTAGTGTCGCCCGACGGAACTGGTTTTCTGGAAGATAGCTTGACGCGCTATGGCTACCTTCCGAACCCAAATGGCGCCTCATTGGACATTCCGGTTGGCTTCACTGTGGCCCAGCATGACGGGAAGCCGTCGATAGGGATGACCTGCGCGGCATGTCATACTCGGCAGATAGAGGTAAACAACACCCCCTTCCGTATAGATGGTGGTCCCGGCATTGTGGATTTTCAATCTTTTCTTGCTGACCTTGATGCGGCCATGGCATTGGTTTTATCCGAAAACGCAAGTTTCGAAATCTTCGCGGAAAAGGTGATCGGGGCGGGGGTCAACGACGAAGAGAAAGCGCAGCTCAAGTTAGAACTTGAGCTATGGCATTTACGCTTCAGTACTTTGACAAACCGCGCCCTACCAGATCCAGCTTGGGGGCCGGGGCGGCTTGATGCAGTATCCATGATTTTCAACCGCTTGGCTGGACTGGATATCGGCCTTCCCCCTACGTACCTAATCCCAGATAATATTTATCCAGCAGATGCTCCAACCCGGTATCCATTTCTTTGGAACGCTGCGCGCCAGGATAAAACGCAATGGCCTGGCTTTGCAGATAATGGAAATAACACTTTAGGCCTCGCCCGAAATCTTGGTGAGGTCTATGGGGTATTTGGCGTCTTGCACCCCACAAAAACCACCGGTCTCACTATTCTGAATCGTGACTATTTGGGGTCCAACTCCGCGAATTTCGAAGGTTTGTCACATCTGGAGGAACTCATATGGAAGATTGGGCCGCCAGAATGGCCTTGGGAAATTAACCACACACTTGCAGCAGCTGGCGAGGAAATTTTTAACCGGGAGTCGGTTGATGGTGGATGTATCAAGTGTCACGGTCAACGTCCCGGCGCAAACAGGTGGACTATACGCGGAACTTGGGAAACCCCGATTCAAGATGTCGGCACGGACAACCGTGAATGCAAGATTCTTGAACGCACAGTAAATACAGGGATAATGGAAGGCGCGAAAATTCCTTTCCTGACAGATCCGCTCAAGCCGGTGGATACTGCGTTCAATTTACTGTCGACAGCCGTAATCGGAACAATTTTTCAGCGGATTACTAGTTTCGGGTCGGCAGATAACGCTGCTTTGTCCACCAGCGGATTACCCCCTGAGCTAAGCCAGCTAAAAGGCGCATTTAGAGAGATCAAGCCACCGCCCGCTGGACTGACCACGTCAGCAAATAGATCAGGGTGCGCTTACGAGGCGCGAGTCCTACAAGGCATTTGGGCCGCGGCCCCTTACTTGCACAATGGGTCAGTGCCGACACTGGAGGCGCTGTTGCTTCCTGCATCAGATCGGCCGGTGGCTTTCAAGATTGGACCGAGCTACGACATTGAAAGCGTTGGATTGTCTACAGAGCAAAGCCAATTCGACTACGTGCTTGAAACAACTGATTGTACGGATGTCGGTTCTGGAAATAGCCGCTGCGGTCACGAGTACGGGAGCAGCCTGAGTGACGGTGATCGAGAAGCGCTTTTGGAATACCTGAAGTCTCTTTGA
- a CDS encoding Na/Pi cotransporter family protein — translation MAILSFILNLAGATMLLLFAVRMVRTGIERSFGAQFQRWLTESTSLLGSGATGVMLALILQSSAAVALLTSGFAAAGYLAFPAGLAVVLGGDLGSALIIQILSFRLDWLVPLLLTVGGWLFIKTEGRRWRQAGRILMGVAFILISLQLLRQTMEPIKDSAFLPAIADYLARDFITAFLVGAALAFVMHSSVAAILMCVTLVHIGAIPFAAGLSLVLGANLGSAGIPVYLTRGMGIEGRRIPIANMALRGTWALAALLVINLGFDPSNLLFVSPGQSLIYAHIAFNLSLLIVALPLCRPLARPVTAMMPATARPASEQHDEISVLDPAVLDTPPMAIASLKRELLRMMGLVERMYLPIQSQYQSPDKMQMRAIKLQDNIVNAALLEIRRYVADIPQEKYTKEEAKTVRSLMEYAIRLEAAGDLVSGQFLRTAAEKRDENVQLSSEGWSELVHMFEAVRANFKLASNVLISDDLESARLLVMEKTEIKQEERRSRKRHLQRLSEGRADSFGSSDVHLETLRALRDLNGHISAVAYPILYRNGQLLETRLIQNMDEGRDD, via the coding sequence ATGGCGATCCTCAGCTTCATTCTCAATCTGGCAGGCGCCACTATGCTGTTGCTCTTTGCGGTACGTATGGTGCGTACTGGGATTGAGCGTAGTTTTGGTGCGCAATTCCAGCGTTGGCTAACCGAAAGCACCAGTCTGCTTGGCTCAGGCGCGACCGGTGTGATGCTGGCGCTCATTTTGCAAAGTTCGGCTGCGGTCGCGCTGTTGACGTCTGGCTTTGCTGCGGCGGGCTACCTCGCCTTTCCAGCGGGATTGGCTGTGGTTCTGGGCGGCGATCTAGGCTCTGCACTTATTATTCAAATTTTGTCGTTCCGTCTTGATTGGCTGGTGCCACTCTTACTAACGGTCGGTGGTTGGCTCTTTATAAAGACAGAAGGCCGTCGCTGGCGGCAGGCCGGGCGCATCCTGATGGGCGTCGCATTCATCCTGATTTCACTGCAACTGCTGCGCCAAACGATGGAGCCGATCAAAGATAGCGCGTTCCTTCCTGCCATCGCCGATTATCTTGCGCGTGATTTTATCACCGCATTCCTCGTAGGTGCCGCGCTGGCGTTCGTTATGCATTCCAGTGTCGCGGCGATCCTGATGTGCGTCACATTGGTCCATATTGGTGCAATCCCGTTTGCAGCTGGTCTATCGCTGGTGCTGGGCGCGAATCTGGGCAGCGCCGGAATTCCCGTTTATTTAACGCGCGGAATGGGCATAGAGGGTCGGCGCATCCCGATCGCCAATATGGCGTTGCGCGGCACATGGGCGCTCGCCGCGCTGTTGGTGATAAATCTCGGGTTCGACCCATCAAACCTGCTATTTGTGTCGCCCGGCCAGTCGCTCATCTACGCGCATATTGCGTTCAACCTGTCGTTGCTGATCGTAGCGCTGCCGCTCTGCCGTCCGCTGGCGCGGCCAGTTACCGCTATGATGCCTGCCACCGCCCGCCCCGCTTCGGAGCAGCATGACGAAATCAGCGTGCTGGATCCGGCGGTGTTGGACACGCCCCCGATGGCGATTGCCAGCCTCAAGCGCGAGCTTTTGCGCATGATGGGGCTGGTTGAACGAATGTACCTGCCCATTCAGTCCCAGTACCAATCTCCGGACAAAATGCAAATGCGCGCGATCAAGCTGCAGGACAATATCGTTAACGCCGCCCTTCTAGAGATCCGCCGCTACGTGGCCGACATTCCGCAGGAAAAGTACACCAAGGAGGAGGCCAAGACTGTGCGTAGCCTTATGGAGTACGCGATCCGGCTAGAGGCGGCGGGTGATCTAGTCTCGGGTCAATTCCTGCGAACAGCAGCAGAAAAGCGGGACGAAAATGTGCAACTGTCCAGCGAAGGCTGGTCAGAGCTGGTGCATATGTTCGAGGCTGTACGTGCCAATTTCAAGCTGGCTAGCAACGTTTTGATCTCGGATGATCTCGAAAGCGCGCGCCTTCTGGTCATGGAAAAGACTGAGATCAAGCAAGAGGAGCGGCGCAGTCGCAAGCGCCACCTTCAACGTCTGTCTGAGGGCCGCGCCGATAGTTTCGGCTCTAGCGACGTGCATTTGGAAACGTTGCGTGCGCTGCGTGATCTGAACGGTCATATCTCGGCCGTCGCGTATCCTATCCTTTATCGCAACGGCCAGCTTCTTGAGACACGCCTTATCCAGAACATGGATGAAGGTCGCGACGACTAA
- a CDS encoding glycosyltransferase family 4 protein: MMMLANPPNLPLIAFVDPCCAGGYDLADLEKSGLGGTEATVLRVATALRFRFRVTHYQAGRSDSIRSDAGDLRPLDHLRQARAADAIVVLNRWKVAAKLRKLYPGTPIFLWLHVYPGRHNRAMGAVMKDADITVICVSRTHVRSLATFTRTSDRPDITFIYNPVADGLRPDGSTRDADKLLFASSPHKGLGQVFEQFAALRLSIPSITLAVADPGYLKWDTGAVPDGVSFLGALPHHVLVQHMRQALCLFNPQTSFAETFGLVLAEANAVGTPVLIHEGLGANDEVVADEAQRVDGNDPEAILKKIAQWRHSCPAVTTNPEFNMAEVANVWAELLQSAVKRTPSGAASYSLAQGIR, encoded by the coding sequence ATGATGATGTTGGCGAACCCACCAAACCTACCATTGATTGCGTTCGTCGATCCGTGCTGTGCAGGCGGTTATGATCTGGCTGACTTGGAAAAGAGCGGACTGGGCGGGACTGAGGCGACGGTATTGCGTGTCGCCACAGCCTTGCGGTTTCGATTCAGAGTGACCCATTATCAGGCTGGCCGCAGTGACAGCATTCGGTCTGATGCGGGCGATCTACGCCCTTTGGATCATTTGCGCCAGGCACGTGCCGCTGATGCAATTGTTGTGCTTAATCGCTGGAAAGTTGCTGCCAAACTGCGCAAACTTTATCCCGGCACGCCGATATTCCTGTGGCTTCATGTCTACCCCGGACGGCATAACCGCGCGATGGGCGCCGTTATGAAAGACGCGGACATAACAGTGATTTGTGTCTCGCGGACACATGTGAGATCGCTAGCAACTTTTACCCGCACGTCTGACCGTCCTGATATTACGTTTATCTACAATCCTGTTGCTGATGGCTTGCGGCCCGATGGCTCAACCCGCGACGCAGATAAGCTGCTGTTTGCAAGTTCTCCCCACAAGGGGCTTGGGCAAGTGTTTGAACAGTTCGCAGCGTTGAGATTGTCTATCCCTAGTATCACTCTCGCCGTTGCGGACCCCGGATATCTGAAGTGGGATACAGGCGCCGTTCCAGATGGTGTGTCATTTCTGGGCGCGTTGCCGCATCACGTACTTGTCCAGCACATGAGGCAGGCGCTCTGCCTCTTCAATCCGCAGACGTCCTTTGCCGAGACATTCGGTCTTGTGCTGGCCGAAGCGAATGCAGTGGGAACGCCCGTTCTGATCCACGAGGGTTTGGGCGCAAATGACGAGGTTGTGGCCGACGAGGCGCAGCGCGTTGACGGCAATGACCCGGAGGCTATCTTAAAGAAAATCGCCCAGTGGCGGCATTCTTGCCCGGCCGTAACCACCAATCCTGAATTTAACATGGCTGAAGTCGCGAATGTCTGGGCCGAGCTTCTGCAAAGCGCGGTTAAGCGGACGCCATCGGGCGCCGCCTCGTATTCTCTCGCACAAGGAATTAGATGA
- a CDS encoding glycosyltransferase, whose translation MRDDTSKNIAVVIPARNEAERIGACLAAFAGQIERTTIILVINNTIDATAERARDTAAQYDLDLTVLDCALNPADGVGAARRIGCDHAMRQMRHLRYMMTTDADCIVAADWIACNARHLESVDAVCGRIDLIESEKGILSEMDLVLATNEGRYRALVQTIYAKYAEESADLIGTHGEAAGASLAFTPAAYVAVGGFERNENGEDRRIVRALRSSGYRVSHADDVIVRASCRLDGRAVGGMSDALKARIDGTDYLVDDCLPAAEWLVSGARAGTLGVWPPLVPAEGRVHVQDLPRNISTLEAFFHTGHAAGARADLVDQ comes from the coding sequence ATGAGGGATGACACATCCAAAAATATTGCAGTCGTCATTCCAGCCCGGAATGAGGCGGAGCGGATCGGCGCCTGTCTGGCCGCTTTTGCCGGACAAATTGAACGCACCACAATTATTCTGGTGATCAACAACACTATTGATGCGACCGCCGAGAGGGCCCGCGACACAGCTGCGCAGTATGATCTGGACCTTACGGTCCTCGACTGCGCCCTGAACCCGGCAGACGGCGTAGGCGCTGCACGAAGGATCGGGTGCGATCACGCCATGCGCCAGATGCGCCACCTTAGATACATGATGACCACGGATGCCGATTGTATCGTCGCCGCGGATTGGATTGCATGTAACGCCCGCCACCTTGAATCCGTCGATGCGGTATGCGGCCGGATCGACTTAATCGAGAGCGAGAAGGGTATTTTAAGCGAGATGGACCTCGTTCTCGCTACCAACGAGGGGCGCTATAGAGCACTGGTTCAAACGATATATGCCAAGTATGCCGAAGAGTCGGCTGACCTAATTGGCACGCATGGCGAAGCGGCAGGTGCAAGTTTGGCCTTTACCCCAGCGGCATATGTTGCTGTGGGCGGGTTTGAGCGCAACGAAAACGGCGAGGATCGCCGCATCGTTCGCGCATTGCGGTCCTCAGGCTATCGCGTATCACATGCAGACGACGTGATTGTTCGTGCCTCCTGCCGCCTTGATGGGCGTGCGGTTGGCGGAATGTCCGACGCCCTCAAAGCGCGTATCGACGGCACCGACTATCTGGTCGACGATTGCCTGCCAGCCGCCGAATGGCTGGTGAGTGGCGCGCGCGCCGGAACACTTGGTGTTTGGCCGCCACTGGTGCCCGCCGAAGGGCGCGTCCACGTGCAGGACCTTCCAAGAAACATCTCCACTCTAGAAGCGTTTTTCCATACTGGACATGCGGCTGGGGCGCGCGCCGATCTGGTTGACCAATGA